The sequence below is a genomic window from Sulfuracidifex metallicus DSM 6482 = JCM 9184.
TACAAGACTCAAGTTGTGTTAACTGTGCTTTCATGGACCTTACCAGTGTTTACTTATTACTTTGTAGGTACATCCCTTGGACAGCACGTAGTTTCAGCTGTGGGAGTTCATGATTATACGCAGTTTTTCGTTATAGGCCTAGCTTTTCAGGGTTATATGTCGTCAGTAATTACTACCATAAGCCAGAGACTTAGAAACGAGCAACTTTACGGAACTATAGAATATTACGTTATATCAAAGGCAGGTGTAACGGGCTTTCTCACGTATTCCGCGCTCTGGGGATTTCTTCTAAACACAATTAACGCTGTGGTAATTCTCTCCGTAGGTTACGCACTAGGAGTTCGGTACGACGTAAACTTCGTATCCACAGGATTAGTCTTGATAACATTGATTGTCTCAACGTTTGGGCTTGCCTCACTTTCAGGTGCGTTTACGATGATTATAAAACAAGGAAATCCAGTGTCGTTTTTCTTCTCCACTTTTACCACTTTAATGAGCGGTACGGTATTCCCCGTGACAGTCCTCCCGTTGGCATTAAGATACGTGAGCTATGCTTTACCGCTTACGTGGGCTCTAAATGGATTAAGGGATTCTATGTTGATGGATGCAAGTATCTCTAGCATCTGGAATATTGTGGCTGCTCTATTGATATTTGACGTAATTCTTGTTCCTTTAGGCATATTTAGCTTCAGGGTGGCTTTCAGACATGCAAGGGAGAAAGGGACTCTAGCGGAATATTAGGCATGAAAAAAAGGTAGCTTAACATTATCATACTTATCGGGAGAAAGAGTATCACACGACGTCTATAAAATTCTTCTGTTGCTGAAAATTTAATCTTAAGAATTAACAAACGTAATAAAACATGTTAATTGATATATTACTTATTTCTTAATAATGTCTTCTCATTTCTCGGAGTTTAACTGTTCATTGCCTCCCTTTCTTTTTCCTTCTTTACCTTTATTATTGCCATTTTAGTCTTGTTAGTCAGATATTGAACCTCATGTTTGTGTTTCGTAGCTATGTGCCTATCTACGTTATCTTCTTGTACTCTCTCACCGCAGATTGTACATACTCCACCCTTTACTATTGGGGTAACTTCGATTGAAGTTTCAGCTAGAAGCTTAGCCATGGCTCTGGCCTTCCTTTCTCCTCCAGACTTCTCTATGAACCTCACTATGTTTCCTCTTATCCTATGTTTTGTAACGTTGTACTCTGACGCTAACTCGCTTGGTCCCTTTCCTTCTACCAAGTATCTATAAACCGCGTCTACCACGTACTTTTTACCTGCAAGAAGCTTAATCACAACGTATCTTATTGCCTCTACTGAGGAAGAACTTAGGCTTGGTTTGTCCACATCTATCAATTAGCAATAAAGGTTAATATCCTTTTTCCATATTTCATCTATGAAGTTTTCCGAGTTAGAATTTAGGGCTATTCAGGTGTTAAGGAAGAACCCAAGGATAACCGTAAAGGAGCTTGCGCTTGAGCTTAACGTTAACAGAAACACCGCCTCAAGAGTTCTTAGATCTGTCCTTCAAAAGGGAGTTAAATTAAAGGTAACTCTTGACAATAGACCTACTATCTTCATTGTAGGAGAGTGTGCAAGCTGGTGCGAGGAATGCTATCCACTCATAGATGAAAACAACATGTGCGTGGCGAGGGCTGACGACGTGGACTCGCTATTAAGAAGGACCGCTGAAGTCAAGGCTAAACAAGTCTTCATTTCCATGAAGGGAAACATTAGTGACCCTCAGTTCACCATAACCCTCACTTGCGACTACTGTGGTAAGGAAATACACCAAGGGGAAAAATATTTTACGTATAATAGAAACAATCGGACTTATTACCTTTGTTGTACTTCATGCCTGAAGGGAATTAAATATCAATTAGAGAAACGAAGCGAAATACTTAAGTAGAAATTCTAAAGTTTTATATTTTTAAAAAAAAAGATAAGATATATCTATAATTAAGAATCTTAATAATTTTTTTGCTTAAAAAATAATATTAATAACATTTTTAAGGAAAAAACACATTCCAATTAAAAAATTCGTTAAAGTTGCATCTAAAAAGTGATAGATGTTTCCTAGTTAATAACGAGCGATCTTCATCTTTTTAGGTGCATAGTGCACGAAGAAAAAGTGATATTCTATGCATACAACTGAATGTCTATGGACAAATGTATTGTTTGTGGAATGGAAGTGGAGGAAACTACTAACCTCAAGACAATGTATAAAGGTAAGATCTATCGTTTTTGTTCCGAAGCTTGTAAGAAAGCTTTCCTATCAGACCCAGAGGGCTATATAAAAGGAGGACCTAAGGGAATGCCGGGGATGCAAGGTCATGGTCATCATCACGGCCATCATGAAGATCACTGTTGCTAAGGAATGATTTGAATGGGCGAAAATGATGGAATCCAACCAGACTGAGGGTGAGAAGAAGGAGAAAAAAGAGAAGGAAACTAAACTGAGAATTGGGGGGATGCATTGTGCCTCCTGCGTTAATACTGTTTCAGGTGCGTTGAAGAATGTTAAAGGAGTGAGCGAGGCCGAGGTTAACTTAGCTACATCATCAGCTAAGATAATAATGGATGGAAACGTACGTCTGAAGGAAGTAGTAAGGGCTGTAAGGAAGGCTGGATATGACGTAGTAACTTCTAGAGCTACTCTGAAGGTTAATGTTCTTCCTGAGGACATGTCCAAGGTGAGGACGTTTGTGGAGTCCTTACCTGGGGTCATTCAGGCTTTGGATAATCCAGGATTAGGTACGATAAACGTGGAGTTCAATCCGGAAGAGACATCAGCGACTGAAATAGCTGAAAAGTTAACATCCTCAGGTTACTCAGCTAAGGTAATAGAGAGCGGAAAGGAAGAGGACGTGGCTAGAAAGGACTTCAAAGACAGGGAGATTAGGTTGATAGTAGGTATAGTTCTGCTTCCCTTCATTCTTCTGACACACGGAATCTTGCAACTTATCCTGTCCATTCCTGTTCAATTCTTTTCAGGATCTACATTCCACAAGGGTTTCATAAGGGCTACACTCAACAAGAACGCCAACATGGACACCCTCATCTCTTTGGCTTCAAACATACTGTGGTTTTCAAGCCTCTATTTCTTAGCTTTAGGTAAGACTACCTTCTTTGACGTGTCTTCAATGCTGATAACTTTCGTGCTAATAGGAAAAACTCTAGAGTCCTATCTGAAATATAAGATATCAACCCAAGTCAAGGTTCCCGAGATGATAGCCATTAAGAAGGACGGAAGCAAAGTTAACGCTAAGGAACTGAAATCCGGTGACGTGGTTGTAATCAAGTCAGGGGAGAACATACCTGCTGATGGGATTGTGGAGGAAGGGCAGGGGTTAGTTGACGAATCTATTGTTACCGGAGAGAGTCAGCCGGTACTTAAGACAAAAGGTGATAGACTTCTGACAGGTTCCATGATGGTATCAGGATATATTGAGGAATACGTAACTACTCCATTTGAGAGAACATACATAAATACAGTAGTTCAAACCTTAAGAGAAGCATATAACGCGAGAGTTTCCATGCAAAGGATAGCAGACAAGGCATCTGCCATCTTCACTCCTATAATATTGTCCATATCAGGGATTACGTTCGGGATATGGTTTGCAATTACTGGAAACGCAGTTGCAGCAATGCTATTTGGCGTCTCTGTTCTTGCTGCTGCATGCCCTTGTGCACTTGGCCTTGCC
It includes:
- a CDS encoding ABC transporter permease gives rise to the protein MERLKLRNWLSMAMVFIYLRGFKVWISYKTQVVLTVLSWTLPVFTYYFVGTSLGQHVVSAVGVHDYTQFFVIGLAFQGYMSSVITTISQRLRNEQLYGTIEYYVISKAGVTGFLTYSALWGFLLNTINAVVILSVGYALGVRYDVNFVSTGLVLITLIVSTFGLASLSGAFTMIIKQGNPVSFFFSTFTTLMSGTVFPVTVLPLALRYVSYALPLTWALNGLRDSMLMDASISSIWNIVAALLIFDVILVPLGIFSFRVAFRHAREKGTLAEY
- a CDS encoding TRASH domain-containing protein translates to MKFSELEFRAIQVLRKNPRITVKELALELNVNRNTASRVLRSVLQKGVKLKVTLDNRPTIFIVGECASWCEECYPLIDENNMCVARADDVDSLLRRTAEVKAKQVFISMKGNISDPQFTITLTCDYCGKEIHQGEKYFTYNRNNRTYYLCCTSCLKGIKYQLEKRSEILK
- a CDS encoding YHS domain-containing protein, with product MSMDKCIVCGMEVEETTNLKTMYKGKIYRFCSEACKKAFLSDPEGYIKGGPKGMPGMQGHGHHHGHHEDHCC
- a CDS encoding cation-translocating P-type ATPase is translated as MESNQTEGEKKEKKEKETKLRIGGMHCASCVNTVSGALKNVKGVSEAEVNLATSSAKIIMDGNVRLKEVVRAVRKAGYDVVTSRATLKVNVLPEDMSKVRTFVESLPGVIQALDNPGLGTINVEFNPEETSATEIAEKLTSSGYSAKVIESGKEEDVARKDFKDREIRLIVGIVLLPFILLTHGILQLILSIPVQFFSGSTFHKGFIRATLNKNANMDTLISLASNILWFSSLYFLALGKTTFFDVSSMLITFVLIGKTLESYLKYKISTQVKVPEMIAIKKDGSKVNAKELKSGDVVVIKSGENIPADGIVEEGQGLVDESIVTGESQPVLKTKGDRLLTGSMMVSGYIEEYVTTPFERTYINTVVQTLREAYNARVSMQRIADKASAIFTPIILSISGITFGIWFAITGNAVAAMLFGVSVLAAACPCALGLATPMAILVKVNRAMKKGIIIKNGSSLENITKVNAVILDKTGTVTSGTYRIENVKEFVKDAFSMASALEKRSSHPIAKAFPPSNLEVTSFEEFIGNGIYGVVNGHDVIVGKPNFVKSNCNWDKDEGDLMVCIDGNAGASITLKEEIRNGAKELVDYLKKRGIKVIIATGDESKSSDQVASYLGVELHKGMSPDDKGELISKLKESYKVLFVGDGVNDALAMKEADVGVAVSSGSDIAKAAGDVVIRDLSQLSELFKLGESTEAKVKQNLAWAFGYNALMVPLASGIFYPLLWLPPEFAALAMSFSSVIVSTWSLL